The proteins below are encoded in one region of Tomitella fengzijianii:
- a CDS encoding NAD(P)/FAD-dependent oxidoreductase, with amino-acid sequence MTTQVAPGAKSPAHEDAGVERTEVVIVGSGFGALAAAKKLAKAKTPFVLISETTEHLFQPLLYQVATGVLSPGEIAPPIRAVLAKYPTADVRLGRVVDVDADRREVTYEAGGEQLRLSYTTLIAATGARQAYFGNDHFADVTFALKTIDDAERLRHQILRCFEEAHTTTDPERRRNLLTFLVIGAGATGVELGGQIKELAQRYFATSLHDLEPEDVTVKIVEGADKALPPFGGKLSEYVAESLEKDGVDVVLGTFVTDIDAHGATLKDAKTGEERRVTAETIIWSAGVRANDFAHVLAERTGCEADRAGRLLVNDDLTVGGRADIFAVGDMISLNGLPGQSPAAMQGGRHAAAIASGKRDAGTPFKYRDKGSMAIINRFRAITRIGRIELTGFVAWVLWLAVHLMYMVGFRNRYVAVMSWMGSFLGRHRPHFHYSQQRTPAPGAAAAEPAGQVGAVESANDAGPAEQTRAAVAAPATITAEHAEESEAWRRERAERRTPAPSTP; translated from the coding sequence CGCCAAGGCCAAGACCCCCTTCGTGCTCATCTCGGAGACCACCGAGCATCTCTTCCAGCCGCTGCTCTACCAAGTCGCGACCGGCGTCCTCTCGCCCGGCGAGATCGCCCCGCCCATCCGTGCGGTCCTGGCCAAGTACCCGACGGCCGACGTCCGCCTGGGCCGGGTGGTGGATGTGGACGCCGATCGGCGCGAGGTGACCTACGAGGCCGGCGGCGAACAGCTGCGCCTCAGCTACACCACGCTCATCGCGGCGACCGGTGCCCGCCAGGCCTACTTCGGCAACGATCATTTCGCCGACGTGACCTTCGCGCTCAAGACCATCGACGATGCCGAGCGCCTGCGCCATCAGATCCTCCGCTGCTTCGAGGAGGCCCACACCACCACGGATCCCGAGCGGCGCCGCAACCTGCTCACATTCCTCGTGATCGGCGCGGGCGCCACCGGCGTGGAGCTGGGCGGCCAGATCAAGGAGCTCGCGCAGCGCTACTTCGCCACCTCGCTGCACGACCTCGAGCCCGAGGACGTCACGGTCAAGATCGTCGAAGGCGCGGACAAGGCCCTGCCCCCGTTCGGCGGCAAACTGAGCGAGTACGTGGCCGAGTCGCTCGAGAAGGACGGCGTGGACGTGGTGCTCGGCACCTTCGTCACCGACATCGACGCGCACGGCGCGACCCTCAAGGACGCGAAGACCGGCGAGGAGCGGCGCGTCACCGCCGAGACCATCATCTGGTCGGCGGGCGTGCGGGCCAACGACTTCGCCCACGTGCTGGCCGAGCGCACCGGATGCGAGGCGGACCGCGCCGGCCGCCTGCTGGTCAACGACGACCTCACCGTGGGCGGGCGCGCCGACATCTTCGCCGTCGGCGACATGATCTCGCTGAACGGCCTGCCCGGGCAGTCGCCCGCGGCGATGCAGGGCGGGCGGCATGCCGCGGCCATCGCTTCGGGCAAGCGCGACGCCGGCACCCCGTTCAAGTACCGCGACAAGGGGTCGATGGCCATCATCAACCGGTTCCGGGCGATCACCAGGATCGGCCGGATCGAATTGACCGGCTTCGTCGCCTGGGTGCTGTGGCTCGCCGTGCACCTGATGTACATGGTGGGCTTCCGCAACCGCTACGTGGCCGTGATGTCCTGGATGGGCTCGTTCCTGGGCCGCCACCGCCCGCACTTCCACTACTCGCAGCAGCGCACTCCGGCGCCCGGTGCCGCCGCGGCGGAGCCTGCGGGCCAGGTGGGGGCCGTCGAGAGTGCCAACGACGCCGGGCCGGCCGAGCAGACGCGGGCCGCCGTCGCGGCACCGGCGACGATCACGGCGGAGCATGCCGAAGAGTCCGAGGCCTGGCGGCGCGAGCGGGCCGAGCGGCGGACGCCGGCGCCCTCGACTCCGTAA